A window from Marinagarivorans cellulosilyticus encodes these proteins:
- a CDS encoding flagellar assembly protein FliH — MSAQPPGRIPFEDIASAKSWLLPEVNGKVINGDEQRKRKTQAGKNKAQQNKRSAPESPVVSEDVDPPEPEQVKGVTAQQLEEITQAAEQDGFDKGYAEGLEQGKLDGRKAGYSEGIKAGTEQAESEHGQWLKEQGQHLQQLCEALFSPLEHQQQALADTTLDLALGLAKHILQQELQLDSRKIIAVVDRALEALPPVEKNIALYLHPDDANAYRDYAPQPIAADVIHEDASLTRGSCSVKSEHSYIDYSVAARLDEFVAALADKPFDSSAATSEVPSFEREPVSQPISQPKEPQAAIAAEVPQQAQAEASTLSPQPENKGAEGEGGDDGRDDWRDGEGPEVNKKEGVTGGGSDTEAQEELLKAPLEKQADQAQGPVRPESQAPAGEGRAVDD, encoded by the coding sequence ATGAGTGCTCAGCCCCCAGGACGCATTCCTTTTGAGGATATCGCAAGTGCTAAATCGTGGCTGTTGCCTGAAGTTAATGGCAAGGTTATTAATGGCGACGAGCAGCGCAAGCGCAAAACCCAAGCGGGCAAAAATAAGGCACAGCAAAATAAGCGCTCGGCACCAGAATCGCCTGTTGTTAGTGAAGATGTTGATCCTCCGGAGCCCGAGCAGGTTAAAGGGGTAACCGCTCAGCAGCTAGAAGAAATTACACAAGCGGCAGAGCAAGATGGTTTTGATAAAGGTTATGCCGAAGGTTTAGAACAAGGCAAGCTGGATGGCCGAAAAGCCGGCTACAGCGAGGGCATAAAAGCAGGCACTGAGCAGGCAGAAAGTGAGCATGGCCAGTGGCTAAAAGAGCAAGGGCAGCACTTGCAGCAGTTATGCGAAGCGTTATTTTCGCCGCTTGAGCATCAGCAGCAAGCACTCGCAGATACCACGTTGGATTTAGCGTTGGGGCTGGCAAAGCATATTCTTCAACAAGAGTTGCAATTAGATTCGCGCAAGATCATTGCCGTTGTCGATCGTGCTCTAGAGGCCTTACCGCCTGTCGAAAAAAATATTGCCCTGTACCTTCACCCTGATGACGCCAATGCCTACCGCGATTACGCACCGCAACCGATAGCTGCCGATGTGATTCACGAGGATGCCTCGCTTACGCGTGGCAGTTGCAGTGTAAAAAGCGAGCATAGCTATATTGATTACTCGGTAGCTGCGCGGCTTGATGAGTTTGTCGCTGCGTTGGCTGATAAACCCTTTGATAGCAGCGCTGCAACAAGCGAGGTGCCATCGTTCGAGCGGGAGCCTGTTTCCCAGCCAATTTCCCAGCCAAAAGAGCCGCAAGCAGCTATTGCCGCAGAGGTTCCCCAGCAAGCGCAGGCAGAGGCCTCCACGCTTTCGCCTCAGCCAGAAAATAAAGGGGCAGAGGGTGAGGGGGGCGATGATGGCCGCGATGATTGGAGAGATGGTGAGGGCCCCGAGGTAAATAAAAAAGAAGGTGTAACCGGTGGCGGGTCAGACACTGAGGCACAGGAAGAATTACTTAAGGCGCCGCTAGAAAAACAAGCGGATCAAGCCCAAGGGCCAGTAAGGCCTGAATCACAAGCGCCAGCAGGCGAAGGGCGTGCAGTAGATGATTGA
- a CDS encoding sensor histidine kinase, which translates to MIEPNDIDFSTVLASSVHDMKNSVSMLIASLQEVLESMPVENTEQSQQMNTLHYEASRINNELVQLLSIYRLQQKRLPMHVDQHFVVDVLEDQIARNHPLIDSRNVELILDCDADLEAYFDADLVGSVIQNVLVNGCRYTKSKIVLAAKCDKNVLCLTVADDGDGFPAGMLDYPEQLRSGEGDSTQLGLYFASIIASMHQSKHGVGRISLRNGQPLGGGVFELFIPN; encoded by the coding sequence ATGATAGAGCCGAACGATATCGACTTTTCAACGGTATTAGCGTCTAGCGTGCATGATATGAAAAACTCCGTAAGCATGCTGATAGCCTCTTTGCAGGAGGTGCTTGAGAGTATGCCTGTTGAAAATACCGAGCAATCGCAGCAGATGAACACCCTGCATTACGAAGCTTCTCGCATTAATAACGAACTAGTGCAGTTGTTGTCGATTTACCGCTTACAGCAAAAACGCTTGCCAATGCATGTGGATCAGCACTTTGTCGTGGATGTGCTAGAAGACCAGATTGCGCGAAACCACCCGCTAATTGATAGTCGTAATGTAGAGCTCATTCTTGATTGCGACGCTGACTTGGAAGCCTATTTTGATGCTGACTTAGTCGGCAGTGTTATTCAGAATGTTTTGGTTAATGGTTGTCGTTATACAAAAAGTAAAATCGTACTGGCTGCTAAATGCGATAAAAACGTTCTTTGTTTGACGGTGGCAGATGATGGCGATGGTTTTCCTGCGGGTATGCTGGACTACCCCGAGCAACTTCGCTCCGGCGAGGGTGACAGTACGCAGCTGGGGTTGTATTTTGCGAGTATTATCGCCTCCATGCATCAATCTAAGCATGGCGTGGGCCGCATTTCACTACGCAATGGACAGCCTCTTGGTGGTGGCGTTTTTGAACTGTTTATACCCAATTGA
- the fliF gene encoding flagellar basal-body MS-ring/collar protein FliF — protein sequence MATAEAAGETVQVKSSGVKSDLIEGFNNLNLVRQAGLMVGIAASVAIGFAVVLWTQGDDYKPLYGSLDRLDSSEVGEILDFNDIAYKVDPKTGALLVSADKVHQARLKLAERGIPGNQSIGFELLDQEQPLGTSQFMESARYKRSLEGELSRTISSINSIRGARVHLAIPKASVFVRDGREPSASVFLDLFPGRNIETRQVKGIANLVASSIPELKIENVTVVDQKGNLLSVGVEDERLVIAAQHLDYTKKVENDIILRVRRLLTPIIGDGKFKTEIAADLDFTEVEQAEESFNPDLPAIRSEQTVEELRKGAGGPMGIPGALTNQPPDGGNAPEVANGQDGEGGGASPSNSRKQAVRNYELDRTVSYTKHEKGRVRRLSVAVVVDDKMQPNPETGELVRTRWTDAELERIAILVRDAVGFSAARGDSVNILNESFINDLNTLDYTMPWYQTAWFKTLAKQLAGVFIIGLLIIGLLRPVLKSLAQSGLKARAEDEAKELAALQAAGVDSFDSLSDETVTLTGGDAMALPSPEESYEQQLNAVKGLVAEDPGRVAQVIKRWINEE from the coding sequence ATGGCAACGGCAGAAGCAGCAGGTGAAACAGTACAGGTTAAATCCAGTGGTGTTAAAAGCGATTTAATTGAAGGCTTTAATAATCTGAATTTGGTTCGGCAAGCTGGCTTAATGGTTGGCATTGCAGCCAGTGTGGCTATTGGTTTTGCTGTGGTGCTATGGACGCAGGGCGACGATTACAAACCCTTGTATGGCAGCTTGGACCGCCTTGATAGTAGCGAAGTGGGTGAAATCCTCGATTTTAATGATATCGCTTACAAGGTCGACCCGAAAACGGGCGCGCTGTTGGTCTCTGCCGATAAAGTGCATCAGGCGCGCTTAAAATTAGCGGAACGAGGAATTCCGGGGAATCAATCAATTGGCTTTGAGCTGCTTGATCAGGAGCAGCCGCTTGGAACCAGCCAGTTTATGGAGTCGGCGCGTTATAAAAGAAGCTTAGAGGGAGAGCTTTCGCGCACTATTTCTAGTATTAACTCAATTCGAGGTGCAAGGGTGCACCTCGCCATTCCTAAAGCTTCTGTATTTGTGCGTGATGGGCGCGAGCCGTCGGCCTCTGTATTTTTAGATTTATTCCCTGGGCGCAATATCGAAACGCGCCAAGTTAAGGGTATTGCCAATTTAGTGGCCTCAAGCATTCCCGAATTAAAAATTGAAAACGTCACGGTGGTCGACCAGAAAGGCAACTTGTTATCTGTTGGGGTAGAGGACGAGAGGCTGGTAATTGCTGCTCAGCATTTGGATTACACCAAAAAAGTAGAAAACGATATTATTTTGCGGGTTCGCCGCTTGTTAACCCCCATTATTGGCGATGGAAAATTTAAAACAGAAATTGCTGCTGATTTAGATTTTACCGAGGTTGAGCAAGCCGAAGAATCTTTCAATCCAGACTTACCGGCAATACGCAGCGAGCAAACGGTAGAAGAGTTGCGCAAGGGCGCAGGCGGCCCAATGGGGATTCCTGGGGCGTTAACGAATCAGCCACCGGATGGAGGCAATGCCCCTGAAGTTGCCAACGGACAAGATGGCGAAGGCGGTGGTGCAAGCCCGTCTAATTCACGCAAGCAAGCTGTCCGCAACTATGAACTGGATCGTACGGTTAGTTATACCAAGCATGAAAAAGGGCGCGTGCGGCGGTTATCTGTGGCGGTAGTTGTCGACGATAAAATGCAACCAAACCCAGAAACTGGCGAGCTAGTTCGCACGCGCTGGACTGATGCAGAGTTAGAGCGCATAGCCATATTAGTGCGCGATGCGGTTGGTTTTTCGGCGGCGCGTGGTGATAGCGTCAATATTCTGAATGAATCCTTTATCAATGATTTAAATACCCTCGACTACACCATGCCGTGGTATCAAACGGCGTGGTTTAAAACGCTGGCCAAGCAATTGGCTGGGGTATTTATTATTGGCTTATTAATTATTGGTTTGTTGCGCCCGGTACTTAAAAGTTTGGCGCAATCGGGCTTAAAAGCGCGAGCAGAAGATGAAGCAAAAGAGCTAGCGGCATTGCAAGCGGCAGGTGTGGATTCGTTCGACTCACTAAGTGATGAAACCGTTACCTTAACCGGTGGTGATGCCATGGCCTTGCCCAGCCCAGAAGAAAGCTACGAGCAGCAATTAAATGCTGTAAAAGGTTTAGTTGCAGAGGACCCAGGCCGTGTAGCGCAAGTAATAAAACGTTGGATTAACGAAGAATAA
- a CDS encoding cation:proton antiporter, translated as MTGHLFDAFFLIFTGSAIVASVALYSRQPLLVAYVAIGMLFGPFGLKIVPDLNIVSDISHIGIVFLLFLLGLDMQPKALKSVFKEISIVAIASSTLFAGLGYLLGLSFGFNQTESVVLGMALIFSSTIIGIKLLPTTVLHHKHTGELMVGLLLFQDFLAIICLLILASGTPGELNLPELGMAFAALPALGVIAFAFVKYVLLHLISRFDRFHEYIFLLAIGWCLGLAKLAEFMHLSAEIGAFIAGITLATSPISQFIALNLKPLRDFFLILFFFALGAQLNISLLPTLFLPIIAVSAVVLIVKPVVFYGLLCRKSERKGLAWDIGFRLGQISEFSLLLTLVASTNDIISEKVTVVIQSAAIVTFLVSSYIVIFCFPNPIAVSEKLRRD; from the coding sequence ATGACCGGGCACCTCTTTGATGCATTCTTTTTGATCTTCACCGGCTCCGCCATTGTTGCCTCGGTTGCACTATATTCACGCCAACCTTTACTGGTGGCCTATGTTGCCATTGGCATGTTATTTGGCCCCTTCGGCTTAAAAATCGTTCCAGACCTCAATATCGTGAGCGATATATCCCATATAGGTATCGTTTTTTTACTTTTCTTACTTGGGTTAGACATGCAGCCCAAGGCGCTTAAAAGCGTTTTTAAAGAAATATCCATAGTCGCCATCGCCAGCTCCACGCTTTTCGCGGGGCTTGGTTATTTGCTGGGACTCTCCTTTGGCTTTAACCAAACAGAATCTGTCGTGCTCGGCATGGCGCTCATATTTTCGAGCACCATCATAGGCATAAAGCTGCTACCCACCACCGTACTACACCACAAACACACCGGCGAGCTAATGGTTGGCCTACTGTTGTTTCAAGATTTTCTAGCCATCATATGCTTGCTCATCCTTGCCAGCGGGACGCCTGGCGAGCTAAACCTGCCAGAACTCGGCATGGCGTTTGCCGCCCTACCCGCACTTGGCGTCATTGCGTTTGCATTTGTTAAGTATGTACTTTTACACCTTATTTCACGCTTTGATCGCTTCCACGAATACATTTTTTTGCTGGCAATCGGCTGGTGCCTCGGCCTAGCCAAACTTGCCGAATTTATGCATTTATCTGCGGAAATCGGCGCCTTTATTGCGGGCATCACCCTTGCGACCAGCCCCATATCGCAATTTATTGCACTTAACCTTAAACCCTTGCGAGACTTCTTCCTGATACTGTTCTTTTTCGCACTTGGCGCACAACTCAACATTAGCCTGCTACCCACCCTATTTCTTCCGATCATTGCCGTTTCCGCCGTTGTACTTATCGTCAAGCCCGTTGTTTTTTACGGGCTACTGTGCAGAAAGAGCGAACGCAAGGGGTTGGCGTGGGATATAGGCTTTCGATTAGGGCAAATCAGTGAGTTTTCGCTACTTTTAACCCTTGTAGCCAGCACCAACGACATCATTAGCGAAAAGGTAACCGTCGTCATCCAAAGCGCTGCAATTGTGACTTTTTTGGTATCGAGCTATATCGTGATTTTTTGCTTCCCCAACCCTATCGCTGTCAGCGAAAAGTTAAGGCGCGACTAA
- a CDS encoding nitrite/sulfite reductase, which produces MYVYDEHDRQLILERVAQFRRQTERYLEGTLAPEQFLPLRLQNGLYVQRLAPMLRIAVPYGLLNSKQLRKLAHISRHYDKGYVHVTTRQNIQLNWPLLEEVPDILEELASVEMHAVQTSGNCIRNVTSDHFAGIATDELIDPRPYCEIIRQWSTFHPEYAFLPRKFKIAVSGTEEDRAAIRFHDIGLQLVKNSEGEIGFTVLVGGGLGRTPVIGKVIREFLPEHDVLTYLEAILRVYNLNGRRDNKYKARIKILVNAMGVEAFTQAVESTWEKLQDSPTRLTDKEIKRAKSFFTEPDYAQLDDLSETAEINALRSENAAFGHWLSHNVHSHRVAGYRAVTLSLKPTGIAPGDITDSQLEAIADFADEYSLGEIRATHLQNMVLGDVRANKLFELWQKLCENGFATPNVGTLTDMICCPGGDFCSLANAKSIPVAEALQREFDDLDYLYDLGPLDLNISGCMNACGHHHIGHIGILGVDKKGEEFYQVQLGGNSKNDAALGKVLGPAFSRAEVTNAVKTILNTYVDKRENEETFLETYNRLGLAPFKERVYAKAN; this is translated from the coding sequence ATGTACGTTTACGACGAACATGATCGACAGCTGATCTTAGAGCGCGTGGCGCAATTTCGCCGCCAAACCGAGCGCTACTTAGAGGGCACTCTTGCCCCAGAACAATTTTTACCACTGCGCCTACAAAACGGCCTCTATGTTCAGCGCCTAGCGCCAATGCTGCGCATTGCTGTGCCTTACGGGCTACTTAACAGCAAGCAGCTGCGCAAACTGGCACACATTAGCCGCCATTACGACAAAGGCTACGTGCACGTTACAACGCGCCAAAACATCCAGCTCAACTGGCCCCTACTCGAAGAGGTGCCAGACATCCTTGAAGAGCTAGCCTCTGTTGAAATGCACGCAGTGCAAACGAGCGGCAACTGTATTCGCAATGTAACCTCCGACCATTTCGCAGGCATTGCTACCGACGAGCTTATCGACCCGCGTCCTTACTGCGAAATTATTCGCCAGTGGTCTACCTTCCACCCCGAATACGCCTTCCTGCCCAGGAAGTTCAAAATTGCCGTTTCGGGCACAGAAGAAGATCGCGCCGCAATCCGCTTTCACGACATCGGCCTGCAGCTCGTTAAAAACAGCGAAGGCGAAATTGGCTTTACCGTCCTTGTTGGCGGTGGCCTTGGGCGAACACCCGTTATCGGCAAAGTTATTCGCGAATTCCTACCCGAGCACGACGTACTAACCTACCTCGAAGCCATTTTGCGGGTATACAACCTCAATGGCCGCCGCGACAACAAATACAAAGCGCGCATTAAGATTTTAGTTAACGCAATGGGCGTCGAGGCCTTTACGCAAGCCGTCGAAAGCACTTGGGAAAAACTACAAGATAGCCCAACACGCCTTACCGACAAAGAGATTAAGCGCGCCAAGAGTTTTTTCACCGAGCCCGACTACGCCCAACTAGACGACCTTAGCGAAACTGCCGAGATCAACGCTCTACGCAGCGAGAACGCCGCCTTTGGACATTGGCTTAGCCACAATGTACACAGCCATCGCGTGGCAGGCTACCGCGCCGTCACGTTATCGCTAAAGCCAACCGGCATTGCGCCCGGTGACATCACCGACTCGCAACTAGAAGCCATTGCCGACTTTGCCGACGAATACTCTCTTGGCGAAATCCGCGCAACACACCTTCAAAACATGGTGCTTGGCGACGTTAGAGCTAACAAGCTTTTCGAGTTGTGGCAAAAACTGTGCGAAAACGGCTTCGCCACACCCAACGTGGGCACCCTAACCGACATGATTTGCTGCCCAGGCGGTGACTTTTGCTCGCTAGCAAACGCTAAGTCCATCCCCGTTGCCGAAGCACTGCAACGCGAATTTGACGACCTCGATTACCTTTACGACTTAGGGCCACTAGACCTTAACATTTCAGGCTGCATGAATGCCTGCGGCCACCACCATATTGGCCACATCGGCATTTTGGGTGTCGACAAGAAAGGTGAAGAGTTCTACCAAGTCCAGCTTGGCGGCAACTCTAAAAACGATGCCGCGCTTGGCAAAGTACTGGGCCCAGCCTTCTCCCGAGCCGAAGTCACCAACGCCGTAAAGACGATACTCAACACCTACGTCGATAAGCGCGAAAACGAAGAGACCTTCCTTGAAACCTACAACCGCCTAGGTTTAGCCCCCTTTAAGGAGCGCGTATATGCCAAAGCTAATTAA
- a CDS encoding GAF domain-containing sensor histidine kinase, which yields MDYPSFIEDTTYISMDASASENEQLRAMLSNLTRIHLLTASRFENFDDLIHEYLVSGIEVFGLETGIVSRIVGNSYTVCDVISPLDVLEKGQEFGLEDTYCREVIKSQQVLGFPQVGALEYMRCHPVYENLKLESYLSAPIFVADELFGTLNFTSVSARENGFSTHERNLIVLMANAIGAFILLRNKEDHLLALNQKMKRFVGYVAHDLRNPLGTIIGLTKMATKPNASPERIQQIAQKIARPAENALEFVNTILENAALSTGKIALSKTQVNAKQLIEEAQDAVEHFAAESNITITLDAPDQAALLCDKHRLHQTLTNLLINAIKYSPENSLIQCSATPLEGGTQIQIKNPTSPETQQGRRLDGQVYGSVGFGLDIVQEVLKAHDSSLAIDESPETFIASFTLPVSH from the coding sequence ATGGACTACCCCTCTTTTATAGAAGATACGACTTACATCAGCATGGATGCATCCGCCAGCGAAAACGAACAACTACGCGCCATGCTAAGCAACCTAACGCGCATCCATTTACTAACCGCTAGCCGATTTGAAAATTTTGACGACCTGATTCACGAATATTTAGTCTCTGGTATAGAGGTGTTTGGGTTAGAAACAGGTATTGTTAGCCGCATTGTTGGCAACAGCTACACAGTATGTGATGTGATAAGCCCACTAGACGTACTCGAAAAAGGACAGGAATTTGGGCTGGAAGACACTTACTGCCGCGAAGTCATTAAAAGCCAACAGGTTTTAGGCTTTCCACAAGTGGGGGCTTTAGAATATATGCGGTGCCACCCGGTATACGAAAACCTTAAGTTAGAATCCTATTTGTCAGCGCCTATTTTTGTGGCTGACGAACTGTTTGGCACACTAAATTTCACCTCTGTATCGGCGCGCGAAAACGGCTTCTCCACACACGAAAGAAACCTTATTGTGTTAATGGCCAACGCCATTGGCGCCTTCATTCTTTTGCGCAACAAAGAGGATCACCTGCTGGCCCTTAACCAAAAAATGAAACGCTTTGTTGGCTACGTAGCGCACGATTTACGCAACCCGCTAGGCACTATTATCGGGCTAACTAAAATGGCAACAAAACCCAACGCCTCGCCCGAAAGAATCCAACAAATAGCGCAAAAGATTGCACGCCCGGCTGAAAACGCTCTCGAATTTGTGAATACCATTTTAGAGAACGCCGCGCTAAGCACCGGCAAAATTGCGCTGAGCAAAACCCAAGTTAATGCCAAGCAGTTAATCGAAGAGGCCCAGGATGCCGTGGAACACTTTGCAGCCGAGTCAAACATTACAATAACGCTGGATGCTCCTGATCAGGCTGCGCTGCTGTGTGACAAGCATCGCCTGCATCAAACCCTAACCAACCTACTGATTAACGCGATTAAATACTCGCCGGAGAACTCTCTTATTCAATGTTCTGCAACTCCCCTTGAAGGCGGCACTCAAATACAGATAAAAAACCCAACGTCCCCCGAAACACAACAAGGCCGAAGACTTGATGGGCAGGTCTATGGAAGTGTTGGTTTCGGCCTCGACATTGTTCAAGAAGTATTAAAAGCGCACGATAGCTCGTTAGCCATAGATGAATCACCCGAGACCTTCATCGCCAGCTTCACTCTACCGGTTAGTCACTAG
- a CDS encoding DUF934 domain-containing protein has protein sequence MPKLIKNNAAQDNSWVTIADQEGLAKADLANGKYLVPLELWQQNTELHNANIGVWLNGDTNPSLLTQQLKSAPAIAIEFSAFADGRGFSLARILREDCDFSGELQATGEYMQDQLYYLKRCGFDAFAVPDDANIDSMLASLQDFTNNYQASHDEPRPLFRRR, from the coding sequence ATGCCAAAGCTAATTAAAAATAATGCCGCCCAAGATAACAGCTGGGTAACAATTGCAGACCAAGAAGGTTTGGCCAAAGCAGATCTCGCCAACGGGAAATACCTTGTGCCGCTGGAATTGTGGCAACAAAACACCGAGCTGCACAACGCCAATATCGGCGTATGGCTAAACGGCGACACCAACCCAAGCCTGCTTACCCAACAGCTAAAAAGCGCACCAGCTATCGCCATTGAGTTCTCGGCATTTGCTGATGGACGCGGTTTTTCCCTAGCGCGCATCCTGCGAGAAGACTGCGATTTTAGCGGCGAACTTCAAGCTACAGGTGAATACATGCAAGACCAACTGTATTACCTTAAGCGCTGCGGCTTTGACGCTTTCGCCGTTCCCGACGACGCAAATATTGACTCCATGCTCGCTAGCTTGCAAGATTTCACAAACAACTACCAAGCTTCGCACGACGAACCTCGGCCGCTTTTTAGGCGCCGATAA
- the fliG gene encoding flagellar motor switch protein FliG, with protein sequence MPNNPPAQEEAKKVNLPKLDQAAILLMSLGESTAAEVLKHMGPKEVQRLGTAMSQLKNVQQYEVEVVIANFMDEVRTQTGLGMGADNYIRNMLVTALGSDKANGLIDRILMGGNTTGLDTLKWMEARSIADIIRNEHPQIQAIVLAYLDADQSAEILAYFPEKVRLDVMMRVASLDTVQPSALQELNDILEKQFSGNAGSQTKDIGGFKTAAEIVNNLDSSIANELMESIKEVDEDMGTQISDLMFVFENLKDVDDRGIQAILREVSSELLITALKGADEDLQEKVFGNMSKRAAELMRDDLEAKGPVKLSEVETAQREILAICRRMADAGDISLGGGGEAMV encoded by the coding sequence ATGCCTAATAACCCGCCGGCACAGGAAGAAGCCAAAAAAGTTAATTTGCCCAAGCTGGATCAGGCTGCGATTTTGTTAATGTCGTTGGGTGAGTCCACCGCGGCAGAAGTGCTTAAACATATGGGGCCAAAAGAGGTTCAGCGTTTGGGTACGGCGATGAGCCAGCTAAAAAACGTACAGCAGTACGAAGTGGAAGTGGTGATTGCCAATTTTATGGATGAAGTGCGCACCCAAACGGGCTTGGGTATGGGGGCAGATAACTATATTCGCAATATGTTGGTAACGGCATTAGGGTCGGATAAGGCCAATGGCTTAATCGATCGCATTTTAATGGGTGGCAATACCACCGGGTTGGATACGCTTAAATGGATGGAAGCGCGTTCTATTGCCGACATTATTCGCAACGAACACCCGCAAATTCAAGCCATTGTATTGGCGTATTTGGATGCTGATCAGTCTGCAGAAATTTTGGCTTACTTCCCTGAAAAAGTGCGTTTAGATGTAATGATGCGCGTTGCATCGCTCGATACAGTGCAGCCGAGCGCCTTACAAGAGTTGAACGATATTCTTGAGAAGCAATTCTCTGGTAACGCCGGTTCGCAGACTAAAGATATTGGCGGCTTTAAAACGGCGGCTGAAATTGTCAATAATTTGGATAGCTCTATTGCTAATGAGTTAATGGAGTCGATTAAAGAAGTTGACGAAGATATGGGTACGCAAATTTCCGATTTGATGTTCGTCTTCGAGAATTTAAAAGATGTAGACGACCGCGGTATACAGGCTATTTTGCGCGAGGTGTCTTCAGAACTATTAATTACTGCCTTAAAAGGTGCCGACGAAGATCTACAAGAAAAAGTATTTGGCAATATGTCTAAGCGTGCTGCCGAATTAATGCGCGATGATTTGGAAGCTAAAGGACCGGTTAAATTATCTGAAGTGGAAACGGCGCAGCGAGAAATCTTGGCAATATGCCGCCGCATGGCCGATGCGGGTGATATTTCGCTCGGCGGCGGTGGTGAGGCAATGGTTTAA
- the fliE gene encoding flagellar hook-basal body complex protein FliE has product MTDRVDINRLLTEMRSIKSQTQAFGGVEGANGIRPGGINPVENKNRVDFGDVFSQAINKVNNIQQESGAVSKAYIQGDPNVSISQVMIASQKSSVAFQAATQVRNKLVEAYKDVMNMPI; this is encoded by the coding sequence ATGACAGATCGTGTTGACATTAATCGTTTATTGACAGAGATGCGCTCCATTAAATCGCAAACGCAGGCTTTTGGCGGCGTGGAGGGCGCTAATGGCATTCGCCCTGGCGGAATCAACCCTGTTGAAAATAAAAATCGCGTTGATTTTGGTGATGTTTTTAGTCAAGCAATTAATAAGGTGAATAATATTCAACAAGAATCTGGCGCGGTTTCAAAAGCTTATATTCAAGGTGACCCCAATGTGAGTATCAGCCAAGTAATGATCGCATCGCAAAAATCCAGCGTTGCTTTTCAAGCGGCGACCCAAGTCCGAAATAAGCTTGTTGAGGCTTATAAAGACGTCATGAATATGCCAATTTAA